Genomic segment of Candidatus Protochlamydia amoebophila UWE25:
CGGCACCCGCTCAGACCTAAATGCTGTAAAGTCACTAAGGGAGTCAAATGCGCTAATCCAGCGTCAGTGATATTAAAGCACCAACTCAGATCCAAATGCGTTAAAGCCACTAAGGGAGCCAAATGCGCTAATCCAGCATCAGTGAGACTAACGCAACAACATAGCTTTAAATGCTGTAAAGCAACTAAGGATGACAAGTGCGCTAATCCAGCGTCAGTAAGATTTCTACAATAGTTCAGATCTAAATATTGTAAAGTCAATAAGAGCGCCAAATGCGCTAATCCTCTATTAGTAAGCTTATCGCATTCACGCAAATCTAAATGCGTTAAAGCCACTAAGGGAGTTAAATGTGCTAATCCTGCATCGGTGAGTTTATTGCACCAACTCAGATTTAAATGCGTTAAAGCCACTAAAGGTGTCAAATGCGCTAAGCCTGCATCCGTGAGATTATGGCAACTAGATAAATTTAAATGTTGTAAAACCACTAAGGGAGCTAAATGTGCTAATCCAGCGTCAGTGAGATTTTTACAATAGCTCAAGTTTAAATGCTGTAAAGCCATTAAGGGAGTCAAGTGTGCTAATCCAGCATCGGTAAAATTGTGGCATGCTTGAAGTTGAAGCACTTTTAAATTTTTACAATTTTTTAACGTTAAGAGTTGAGCATCAGTCAAATGAGCATTCTTTGAAAAATTAAGTGCTTCTATCTCATTTGAAAAGTGGTTTAAAATTTTTTCAAATTCTGTTAAATGAGAAGTCTGGTTTAATAATGCACTCACAACTGTGAGCTCTAAGTAATTTTTTAAAGTATTTAATTGATATTGTTGCGCAAAATTTAAAAGTTTTTTTAATTCTATTAGGTTGTCTTCATGGAAGTTAAATAGCTCAAATTTATCTGATTTGTATGCATCAAGCAGCTGTTTTTCTAAATTTTTCACAACTTCTGTCAGTTGATAATAATTGGTCAGTTGAATGAAAGAACAGATCTTTTTCAAAGGAACTTTAAAATCGTCATCCAGGCAATTGAGCAGTTTAGTAAACTCTTTTTGCGTCAAAGCGAGAGATTCTCGAAGAGTTTCTTGAAAATTTCCCGACCAAAGACAGTTAAAATAGGGTGATTTTTCCCTTAACAAAGATAGTTGAGAAATATGGATAATTAGAGAAGTTCCATCCTGAAAGCTTAGTTTAAATTTCTCTTGGGAAAAAGGCGAAGGATTGGAAGGTTGAATTGTGGGTGCCTCAATTTCTTCTATGGCAACTAAAGAATTTACTAAGGGTTTGTTTTCGTCCTTAGAATTATCAATAGTTTCCTGAGTGCGAGCCTTTTCTGAAGAAGGGAGGACAAAAACTGGAGTTTGAGTCGAGCTTGATAAAGATACACTAGATTCTGGACGAGTTGTGGCAATCTCTTTTCGCCCCCAAAAGATCTCTCTCCATTGAGATTGAAGCTGATCTCTATTGATATAGTTAAAGAATAGGTTCAGGAAGGACTGAAAAATTGTTTTGCATAATAAATTTATTCGTTTAGAAAATTTTAAACAATCGTTTGATGGATAGTAAAAGTGAATGTCTGCATTGGCATTGAGAGTAGGTTGATGAAAATTTGGATTATGAATATACATAATTATCCCCCAAATTAGCTAAATAATTTTTAGCTATATAATACAATCAATATTAGTGAAATTAAAATAGGCAATTAGATTTAAATGAAAATTGCTCGATCGATGGTTGAAGGAATTTTGTTCAAATATGAAAAATCCGCAAAGAAATATCTAATTTCGTCACTTAAATAACTAATCTTCAGTTTGTTGAACAAAAAATGGATAAAGTTATTTATCCAGCTGGAGCAAAAAGCAAATATACTTTAACTATGACGGTTAAAAAATCCATACTAATTCTACGGTGGGTTTAAATTTAATTCATGAGTTAATCAGCAGTAACGAAAAATAAATGTAAAGAGGGGGTACAAGCAAGAGCTAAGGCGTTTTCGTTGCATTTTAGATCAATATAATCTTCCTTGCTTCTTAAAGAATAAAATAGATTACATGTGGTATTTCAAGCATTCAAAACACGTAAACAACGTTTCTAACCTAGCAAAATAGGAATATACTTTGTCCATTACGATTGCGCGTTTTACTCACCGCTCAGCACTAGTAATTTTAAAATTTTATTAGCTTTTTCAGAGCGAATAATATTTTTGTATCTAATGTCACTGGGATTTTTTGTACCAACGCGGGTCCAAACGCTTTAAAGCCAAAGTTGTAAAATGCGTTATTCCAGCACGTGTGGTTAGGGCATAATCTCATTCAAATGTTGTAAAGCCACTAAGGGAGTCAAATGCGTTATTCCAGCACAGCATCAGTGAGCTTATCGCATCCACTTAGATCTAAATGCTGTAAAGCCAGCAAGGAGGCTAAATGCGCTAATCCGGCGTCCGTGAGCTTACGGCAACAACTTAGATTCAAATGCTGTAAAGCCACCAAGGGAGTTAAATGTGCTAATCCAACGTCAGTAAGCTTTCTACAATAGCTCAAGTTTAAATGCCGTAAATTTACTAAGGAAGTCAAATGCGCTAATCCAGCGTCCGTGAGCTTAGGGCATCTATTTAGATCTAAATGCTGCAGAGCCACTAAGGGAGTCAAATGCGCTAATCCGGCGTCCGTGAGCTTACGGCACCAACGCAGGTTCAAATGCTGTAAAGCCACCAAGGGAGTTAAATGTGCTAATCCTGCATCGGTGAGCTTATCGCACCAACTCAGATTTAAATGCGTTAAAGCCACTAAAGGTGTCAAATGCGCTAATCCAACGTCAGTAAGCTTATCGCATCCATTCAAACTTAAATACTGTAAAGCTACTAAGGGTGTCAAATGCGCTAAGCCAGCGTCAGTGAGCTTATCGCATGCACTCAGACCTAAATGCTGCAAAGCCATTAAGGGAGTTAAATGCGCTAATCCAGCATCCGTGAGATTATCGCATCCACTTAGATCTAAATACTGCAAAGCCACTAAAGGTGTCAAATGTGCTAATCCAGCGTCAGTGAGATTCTTACAATAGCTCAAGTTTAAATGCTGTAAAGCCATTAAGGGAGTTAAATGCGCTAATCCAGCATCAGTAAGATTATTGCATTCACTTAAATCTAAATGTTGCAAAGCCAGTAAGGGGGCTAAATGTGCTAATCCAGCATCCGTGAGATTGTGGCATCTTTGAAGATAAAGTTCTTTTAAATTTTTACAATTTTTTAAAACTAAGAGATGGGTGTCAGTCAAATAATCATTCTCTAAAAAATCGAGTCTTTCTATCTCATTTGAGAAATGCTTTAAAATTTTTTCAAATTCCGTTAATTGGGAAGTCTGGTTTAATAATGAACTCACAACTGTGAGTTCTAAATAATTTTTTAAAGTGTTTAATTGATATTGCCGCGCAAAATTTAAAACTTCTTTTAATTCCACTAGGCTATCTTCGCTAGAATTAAATAGCTCAAATTTCTTGGATTTATATATGTCAAGCAACTGCTCCCCTAAATTCTTCACAACTTCCGTCAGTTGATAATAATCGGCTAGTTGAATGAAAGAAGGGATATCTTCCTCAGAAACTTTAAAATTAGCATCCATTAGGCAGTTAAGCAGATGAATAAACTCTTTTTGTGTCAAAGTAAGAGGATCTCGAAGAGTTTCTTGAAAATTTCCCGACCAGAGACTCTTAAAATAGGGCGATTTTTCCATTAACAAAGATAGTTGGGAACTAGGGATGATTAGAGATGTTTCATCCTGAAAGCTCAGTTTAAATTCTTCTTGGGGGAAAGGCAGAGGATTGGAAGGTTGAATTGTGGATGTCCCAATTTCTTCTATGGCAGCTAAAGAAGTTACTAAGAGTTTGTTTTCATCCTTAGGATTATCAAAAGTTTCCTGAGTGCGAGTTCTTTTAGAAATAACAATCTCCTTTCGCCCCCAAAAAATCTCTCTCCATTGAGACTGAAATTGATCTCTATTGATATAGGTAAAGAATGGGTGCAGGGAGGACTGAAAAATTTTTTTGCATAATAAACTAATTCGTTCAGAAAATTTTAAACGATTGTTCGATCGATAGTAAGTATGAATATTCGTATTGGCAATGAAATTACTAGGATTAAATCTTGTATTATAAATATGCATAATTATCCTTTAAATTAGCTAAATAGTTTTTAATTATATTATATACAATCAATTTTAGTAAAATTAAATATGTAATTAAAGTTAAAAAGAGAAATGCTCTTATCAATTGGTAGTTGAAAAAAAATTTTTAAATAGTAAAAAACCAGTAAAGGTATTGATTTCAATTCCATCACTTAAATGAACAATTTTCAGTTTGTTGAACAAGGGATGGATAAAGTTAGTTATCTAGCTGGAACAAAAAGAAAATATATTTTTATTTATTACGGTTAAAAAATTCAAGTTAGTATGGGATGTTTGTTGAATAGAATTTCATCTGCTCGGGCCGGGTCCCCAGATTCAACGGGCCTTTTGAATCGTCGCCATTATTCCCACAAAATCTTTCTAAAGCTTAATTTTCATCTGCTCATTTTATTAGTTCCGAAGGATCAAATATTAATTTATTATGGTTCGGATCGATAAGGGATAATTTTGCTTGCTGCAGAAGAGAAGGGTAAGAAAAAATATTTGTAATAGCTTGATAATCTTTTTGTTGAGGATCGTACCAACCAAGTCTTTTTTCGTCTTGATTTGCCAATCCAATAAAACAAGCTTTAAGAAATTGATTATAACCTACGACTTGGCGCATAGCTTTATCTGTGAGAGGGACAGCTTTACATTCGATCAATAACAAAGGATAAAGAGGAAAAGAGGGATGAAGGTGAGGGGTGAGAATAACAAGGTCAGCCCTTCTTTTGGGAATTTGTTGAGGGGGAATATGACGCAGATGAGGCATTTGACTTAAAGTGACTTCTAGAGCCAAACTTCCTATCGGATAACCCAAATTCTGCGTCATATGACTGATTAACAATTGCCTAACTTTCTCTTCAGGTGTTTCTAAAATCCATTTCTTTCGAACAGAACAGAAAAGTTGATTAGGCATAGATCACATTAGCTGTTTAAATCAATAATTCCATAGTGACCATCTTTACGTCTGTAAATCACTTTCAATTTTTGATCTTCTTCATTTTTGAAGATCAAAAACACATCTTGAGAAAGCTCCATTTTCATAATAGCTTCATCAAATGTCAAGGTTTTAAGAGGGCGTGTTTCTCGTTTGACAATTTCATGTCCGCCAACAATGTGGCCATTGGTGACAGAAGCAGAAAATTCACTTTCTTCCTCTTCCATTTCCTCTTCAGCACTAGGATTGCGAAGCACATTTACATTCATATCAATAATAGCTAAGCTTTTTGCGTGATGGTCTTGAATTTTTGATTTGTAACGACGAATTTGAGCTTCAAGTCTTGCAATCGCTTTATCAATTGAAGCATACATATCAGGTGTTGCTGCTTGGCTTTGGATTTTTGTATGCCCTGCTTTTAAGATAATTTCTACTTTGTGGTCAATTTTTTGGATATCCATGATCACATTCACATCAATGATGCGATCCATGAATCGCTCAATCTTAGAAATTTTTTCCATGGCATAACTTTTCATGGAATCTGTAATTTCGACATGCCGACCTGTAATTTTAACATTATATTCAGTATCTACAAATTCTAAGGCTTTTGCTTTGCGATTCATACGTACCTCAATGAGTTAACCTTGACGTTTTAGTTTTGCAGTAGCTAAAGTAAGTTTTGGAAAGAAAGTTACCTATTATCCAAGTCTCACTAAAAAGGCAACGAATACTCAGCCTTTATGATTTTATTATAACACTCTGATTTGTCGTTGCAAAGAGAAATTGATTCATACACGGTAGCTGTTTATTCTTTGGATTTTATGATAAAAAGTTTAAGAATTGATAGTCAATCTAACTTTTTTATTCTTTTAGTATCGGCAGAATAAAGGGTTTTTTACGTTTCAGCTCAAGGTTGCCTAACTGTCCACAAGCTGCCATAATTTTTTGTCCTTTAGTTTGCCTTAGAAGTGTATAAAATCCTTTTTCTCGAAGATAACTGGTAAAATTTTCAAGAGTGGATTGCTCAGGAGATTGAAATCGGTCACGACTTTGGGGATTGTAGGGAATCAAATTAATTTTAACATTGAGTCCGGATAAAAAATTGGTTAATTGTTTAGCGTGCTCGATTGAATCATTTTGCTCCTTAATGAGAACATAAGCAATTAAAACTTGTTTACTAGTTTGTTTACAAAAATCATAGATAGCTTGATAAAGCTCTTTTAAGGGATATTTTTTGTTAATAGGCATGAGCTTGTTACGCAACTCATCATTGGGAGCATTTAAAGAAACCGCTAAATTAGGGAGTGGGGTTGTTTCTTGCAATAATCGGTAAATTCCTTCTAAACAACCACTCGTGGAAATAGTAATACGATTATTTCCCAAACCAAATCCATGGGAATCTGTTAAAATGCGAAATGCATGCATGACAGTATCATAATTATCAAAAGGTTCTCCCATTCCCATGAAAACAATATTTCTAACTGAAAAATGTAAACGGAATTTCGCAATGAAAAGTTGACTGAGAATTTCTTGGGTCGTTAAATTTCTCAAAAGACCCATTCGACCTGTTTCACAAAATGCACATCCCATTTGACATCCAATTTGTGAGGAAATGCATAGAGTCCCACCTGCTTGCATGGGAATTAATACAGACTTGATATCTAAGTCATCTATAGTTTTAATTAAAAATTTTCCTGTTTGACCATCTGTCAAATTTTGTGAAATGGGTAAAAAAGAGAAATCGGTTAGAGAAAGAATATTTTGTAAAAGGGCTTGAGCATTTTTAAATGCTGGAT
This window contains:
- a CDS encoding leucine-rich repeat domain-containing protein codes for the protein MHIYNTRFNPSNFIANTNIHTYYRSNNRLKFSERISLLCKKIFQSSLHPFFTYINRDQFQSQWREIFWGRKEIVISKRTRTQETFDNPKDENKLLVTSLAAIEEIGTSTIQPSNPLPFPQEEFKLSFQDETSLIIPSSQLSLLMEKSPYFKSLWSGNFQETLRDPLTLTQKEFIHLLNCLMDANFKVSEEDIPSFIQLADYYQLTEVVKNLGEQLLDIYKSKKFELFNSSEDSLVELKEVLNFARQYQLNTLKNYLELTVVSSLLNQTSQLTEFEKILKHFSNEIERLDFLENDYLTDTHLLVLKNCKNLKELYLQRCHNLTDAGLAHLAPLLALQHLDLSECNNLTDAGLAHLTPLMALQHLNLSYCKNLTDAGLAHLTPLVALQYLDLSGCDNLTDAGLAHLTPLMALQHLGLSACDKLTDAGLAHLTPLVALQYLSLNGCDKLTDVGLAHLTPLVALTHLNLSWCDKLTDAGLAHLTPLVALQHLNLRWCRKLTDAGLAHLTPLVALQHLDLNRCPKLTDAGLAHLTSLVNLRHLNLSYCRKLTDVGLAHLTPLVALQHLNLSCCRKLTDAGLAHLASLLALQHLDLSGCDKLTDAVLE
- a CDS encoding type I restriction enzyme HsdR N-terminal domain-containing protein codes for the protein MPNQLFCSVRKKWILETPEEKVRQLLISHMTQNLGYPIGSLALEVTLSQMPHLRHIPPQQIPKRRADLVILTPHLHPSFPLYPLLLIECKAVPLTDKAMRQVVGYNQFLKACFIGLANQDEKRLGWYDPQQKDYQAITNIFSYPSLLQQAKLSLIDPNHNKLIFDPSELIK
- the hpf gene encoding ribosome hibernation-promoting factor, HPF/YfiA family, translated to MNRKAKALEFVDTEYNVKITGRHVEITDSMKSYAMEKISKIERFMDRIIDVNVIMDIQKIDHKVEIILKAGHTKIQSQAATPDMYASIDKAIARLEAQIRRYKSKIQDHHAKSLAIIDMNVNVLRNPSAEEEMEEEESEFSASVTNGHIVGGHEIVKRETRPLKTLTFDEAIMKMELSQDVFLIFKNEEDQKLKVIYRRKDGHYGIIDLNS
- the rlmN gene encoding 23S rRNA (adenine(2503)-C(2))-methyltransferase RlmN, producing MKIPPISILSHTSESYANAISHELGKGFQHAKLVYQEWFRRGNISGLNPAFKNAQALLQNILSLTDFSFLPISQNLTDGQTGKFLIKTIDDLDIKSVLIPMQAGGTLCISSQIGCQMGCAFCETGRMGLLRNLTTQEILSQLFIAKFRLHFSVRNIVFMGMGEPFDNYDTVMHAFRILTDSHGFGLGNNRITISTSGCLEGIYRLLQETTPLPNLAVSLNAPNDELRNKLMPINKKYPLKELYQAIYDFCKQTSKQVLIAYVLIKEQNDSIEHAKQLTNFLSGLNVKINLIPYNPQSRDRFQSPEQSTLENFTSYLREKGFYTLLRQTKGQKIMAACGQLGNLELKRKKPFILPILKE